A stretch of DNA from Lycium ferocissimum isolate CSIRO_LF1 chromosome 4, AGI_CSIRO_Lferr_CH_V1, whole genome shotgun sequence:
taattttgaattttttttgccgAATCCCCCACCCGTATGCATACCTAGATCTACACCCCTGAATCTTAAAAATTAGATTTTGCAGAATCTGACACTCGGATCAGTCCCCGTATCGGATACCCCcacccgagtccgagcaacttaggaCTTTCGGTAGCTTTGGACAGGAATGGTGGAGAGGTTCTGTGCAGTGGTTATGTTGACTGAAAGGTAGTTATCTAACAGAGAAGGTGAGTACTTAGAGCCTGAAGATTGTACGGTTCAACGGATTGAAAATATGGAAGATGGCTGGAATTCTTCTTTTCCAgtctctccatttttctcccAAATTTTAATTGGCATATCTTCTTCTTGCTAGCCTTATTTGCCACACAACCAGCGAGTAACATTGATGCACCATTGTTTGTCTAGAGCTATGAAATCTGTGTTCAGCAGGTCACACCTTTAGTTAAGGTGTCTAAAGGAAAAGTTTTGACGAGTTCAAGGGGCTGTGTATGTATTCTGCctatattttatgtatgtatatgcatgtgtataCATACACGCAAAATTATCTACTATTGGAACAAAATGAACCTGAATAGATCGGAAGATTCATGTAACCTACTATGCCCCAAGGGCTTTAGTCTCATGGTAAGAGCGCAATGCATGTGTGGGTTAGGCGCACGCCACAGGTTCAAACTTTGCAGTAGAAGAAAATCTGGAATTTAAGTCGAGAAGGGTTGAGAGGTGGGCCCTTTATTCTTTGAGTTTCGAACCGTGAGCTACTGTGGGAGATTTCTCGgtttttctaaaaaagaatattcaTGTAACCTACCCAACTAAGCTGAATTAAAGTATAGTAGACTGATTGAATGTGTgtttatgtatgcatatgtctCTGTGTGTATCATTGCTCACAGTTAAAATCCGAACGGATCTTGGCGCTTTTTTACGCTTTTCATCTTTGATAATATGTTATCATATTTTAAAAACTTGGCAGGACCCATTCCTTAAGCCAGATCCAAGGAGGTAAAGATAAAGCAACTTCAGCCAAGTAGAGGGATCTGTGTCATCTTTGATGGTTTAAGGTTTCCTCTTGCTGCACTTATCGTCTGTAACAATAACTCTCTGCAGACATAACATTTCAGtccaataaaatgaaaatttgcaAGAACAAGTTTTTCTTTGATGTTTTGCTGGCTTATGGTGTGTACTCTTTCAAGTTTAGTGACGCCCCAACAAACGGATGGATGGGGCAATTTCGCCAGTCTTATGGCGATACTTTATTCATCTTATGGATAGAATATGAAAGGAGGGGAGCCTTAGCGCATGTGACCTCGAGGTCACAGGTTCAAGCCGTGGAAACaacctcttgcagaaatgcaaggtaaggctgtATATGATTGACCCTGGTGGTCCAACTCTTCCTCGGACctcgcgcatagcgggagcttagtgatCCTGGCTGCCCTTTTATAGATAGAATATGAAATGACCTAGAGATATGCCAAAATAGAGTTGGAATGTCCCGGGACATTATCTCCGGTTTTATGCTGTTTTCAGATCAGCGCTAGAATATGAAAGAACCTAGAGATATGCCTGATAAGTTCATATTGAGCAAAATCTGCAGTTTTATGTGGGTTTAGTCAACTTCCATTTTACGTGCACATAACTATCAAGTTGCAATGAGTGCCTGTAGGGATGTTTGTTCCATGGTGTTTTGGTCTTTTAAGAAATGAGCTTTAGCATAAAAATAGCCCCAAAATGTTTTGAGACTTGACAAAAAGAATATGGTAAATGATTGCCtatattatattttcatttttcatgaacCCTGAAACAAAAGGGGATCTTGAAATTTACAATTTATTTCAAAGATCTTCATACATGAAATGGAGATGATTTATTGAGCCGACTCTGATCTATGTGCAGCTATGGGGGGCCGTTTACGTGGAAAAAAAACTGATTATAGGCCATTTCATTGTTTTGTCTGTGCTCTTCATCCAGATGATCATATGTAAAAATGTTGCAGATGAACAATTCTATGAGGGAAAAAAAAGATGCATGTCCCCATTTCAACTGCTGACCAAAGTTTCCATCATTAAATCATTCCAAGAGTCTATTGGACCAGGCAAGCACCAATGTAGACAATCATTTTGAACttttgtttttctgttttttccAGCAAATGGCTGGAATTGCCTGTAGACTCCTGGGTGACCGTCTGGTCGAAGCAACGAAAGGAAAGTGGTGTCGAACAATTTTAACATCAACCCAACTTCTGAACTTATTCTCAATGCtctctcaaattcatccaaCTCAATTTTACGCATTTCTTCATCGATGTCTCTAATGTCAACCTCACCTTCTTTGAAAGGTCCTGTTCTATTACAATAACCTCCAGTATTCCATTCACCATCCTCGAAGTGATCAGGCGTAGTGGTCCTAAAGAAAGTAAATGCCTTGTTCTTTGATCTTGTGATGTATTTCAGAGTCAAGTTCAGTGCTTTGCGATATGCATATTCAAATCCCACCTCAGTTATGTTCTTTCGAGCGCAATTGTGGCAACCAACAATCTTGTTTTTCTCATAGTAAACTGCAGTTTTCAGGTACCATTTCCCTCCAGCAATAACTACATAATCAAAATTGTCAAATTGCTCAGTCCAAACATCGTCGAGTTTGTCAAGATGGAGCTGGACTGTATCCGTTGAAACTCCATTGTTGTCTTCGAAAATTGTGGCCTTTACAAGAAAAGGTGACCAGACCACTGAAAGAGTTAAGTCATGAGTTGGGAAATACCATCTTCTGCTTTTGTATTGCTTGTCATGGTAAACCTCTTCACCTTTTTCCTCCTGCACGACGACTTAAACATGAATCCAGACATTGAAATCTTTGATCTACTAAACAACCCTATTATATGACTAGAACTTGACATGTTTCAGCTAGTTATAACTATCCCAAAACGGTAAACAAGCATACATTAATTGAAAGCGAAGGAAAACTTCCAAAAATAGGCAACAATACTTCTGTGAGTAAGATAGCAGCCTGATTTATCTTCTCTTAAATGAAAGAATTGTCACAGCCGATCACCTTTAAGGGTTAGTTTAACGTATGATCGCAACAATATATTCCTATCATATTAAAGTAATTGAATTTTACCCATTATAATAGTAACGTCACACAACTATCTTGTCAACTTAGTGTAACTGAATTATATGTGAATTACTCAGAATAACAAGTACCCACTGGTTTTCTTGGTCAGAGGACATCATCACCCCACATGTGATAGAACAATAAAATTTGAGCAGTATCTAGCATGGTTGGACTAGTTTGGTATGAAAGGTAGTTTTTAACTGATGAACAAGTTGAAATGAGATGTTTCAACTGGAAAAAAGGAATAAGGGAATTTTACACTGCATAGTCGTCCACCAAAATAATAGCTgacaaatgtatattttttgtatattaaaattaatacgaaaaacatacatattttatgcatgacagtgtatattttttgtatattcggctagcgattttttttttttttttttttttttgccgctCAACCAAATATGTAactttccaaaaaataaataaatttaccaGCTGTATTCAGAGACAAATATTGGTCCTCTTGAGAGTGACATACTTATAAAAGCAGTGAAAGCCAATAGCTAAAATGAAAAGGTTTGCTTATATGCTAAGGAAGGGCTAAACTTGTGATCTGAGAGATACAATACCAGCTTATGAAACAAGATTGTCCAACAAATTTTAGTGTGTAAAATTAAtaaggacaattttttttttttttttgaccatCTAAGAGCAATTATTGATGTTAGGAAGTAGTTAAAAGAGAACATCTAAGCGATGACGCTGGCAGTTTTACCAGCTAGCTAATTTTTGACTTTACCATCATTTCAAGAATGACTTAAACAGAACTGTAAAGCAAAGATCAATCACATATAAATGATCCTAATACAAAAAGGGCCTTTTGTTTTGAGACTTTTTGTCtataaattaaaatatgtacAATTTATAAATTTAGAATCCAAAGAACTGTACAGGTCTAGAATGCAGagctcataaacttcaaattatgGATTTGTGTCTAGAATGcagaactcataaacttcaaatctgATTGAAAACTTTTTTTCATGCTATAATGTGCTTTCAAATATATTCATTGCTTGGAGGGATTGGTTGTGTTTAAAGCAAACGAAAGCAATCTATTTGATGAGTTCCTAAAAGAGCCAAAATAGCTATGGCCGCAAAAGTCAGCACCGCCCTTCTTCTGTCTCCTATGTCACCTTCTCGTTCTATACCGATGTCGTCATTTAGACACTAAGGGGTCCTTTGGTACGAAGGATAAATATAAATAGTcctgggataaaaatttagcAATTCCTTATCCCTTATTTGGTTAGTAAtcatgggataagttatcctagGAGTAAAAATAGTGCTGGGATAACTTATACCTGCTATAGGcagaggcggattcaggatttaaattttatgggttcaatcttaagatttttagcattgaacccattatattttttaatgttaggggttcatatctactatttattgcaattttaataattttttacatataaatttaggCTCTTCCgtcgaaagtttggggttcagtTGAACCCCTACCTTGTAGGCTAGATACGCCTCTGGCCATAGGGTGGAATAAGTTATCTTGGGATAAGGAAGAAACCACTTCTTTTTAGAAATTATCCAATGTATAATACTTTTAGTCCAACATACTAaacaatcaataaaaaataactccAGAATAActaattctaacataacttatCCCAACGTAATTAATCCCAGCATAACTTATCCCAACGTAATTAATCCCAGCATAACTTATCCCAGCGTAGTTTGtttttgaaccaaacgacccctaacaGTCTAATTACACATAGTTCCTTTCTTTTGAGGGTTAGTTTCATCTAGACTGGTTCGCTTTTTCGCGTTCACTTGTGAAGTTCTAGTTATGTGAATTTTTTGCATCGACCAATTGACTAATGGATCAATAAATCAGGAACATGTTTAGCCTCTGTTTGAGCTTTGCCCTGCTGTCATCCCACGACCCacacaccaccaccaccacttcTACTACGCGTAAAACCTATGCAATCAAGAACTCAGTACAGAGTACAATCTCACCCCAAACTAGAGATAACctaaaaaacagaaaaataacGCTACACATCACTACTTCAAAAATAGGAATTCGAGACGGATAAATTCTTTAGCTACACAACAAAATCTGTAACTAATCTTATTTAATGACAAATTAGCGACGGATTATCATAAAATTCTGTTAGCTACGAGCAATTTAGCGACGACGTTCGTAgccaatttcttttttattttgtagtgCAAGTAAATTAATAGCAGCTAGTTCAAGTACCTGAGATAGAATGCAGAGCAATGACTGAACGTGATTGCGCATAATTGAATCACCAATGAAGGCTAATGATTTGTGTCGCATCATATCAAGGAACCTCTTGGGATTGAACTTAGGTAGCTCACAATCTCTCGGTTTCCATCTCCAGTAAAGATAGTTAGTATCAGGTCTCCCATTTCTCATACAATTTTGGTGAGCTTCAATGGAATAGCAAGTACGATTCGTGTAAAATGGACCAGTGGGATCTGGTACCCATTCTCCTATATATAAATCACATTTTCCTGCAAACATATGGACTATCGAGTCAATAACTTATCATAGCAGCCTAACATGGTAACCTGTAAAATATTGTAATAGCCTGCTATAATCGGTTAAATTGTACTTATTGTATAACATTTCTTTATACTGTCAGTATCGAGTATATGTTAAATCCAAAATGAAAACAAGCTTGTGAAGGATCAACTAATCCTATCAATAACAAACTTAAACATCACTCAATCAGTCACCAAAGTCACAATGCAATCTTGATTTTTATTCTAGAGTTTAAGTTATAGAAtaggagtattttttttatactatCAGGTCACCCAAATGATATCTACAAGTAAATCCTCTTAGAATGTGGAATCTCCTTAAGATCTCCCGTTCTTCGTGTGAACTAAATGCAAAATTTTCACTATATATCATGCACATACTATATCAGAAATAATAAACAAGTACTCCCTATGTCCCAgtttatatgacacactttcttttttagtaagtctaaaaaagaatgacacatttccttatttgataacattaactttaaactttaccttttactCTTAACGAAAtgatctataaccacacaaatatttttttgcttattttaaacCACAACATtgaaaagtcttcttttatttcttaaatttcgtgtccagtcaaactacaccacataaattgggacggagaaaATACTACTTAATCTCCAGATTTCAAGAAACAGAATAAGCTAGACTAATAAACCCCCAACCTGCAAccaacaaccccccccccccgccccggGGGTCATCAAGAATTTACAAAAGCAACATGGAAAAATTAGctgaaaaataaagtaattGGTTATCAAAGTAATCCGTTGTTTACAATGAatattcctttttttcctttaattcaGGTCTTTTCTCACAATATAGCAGAATCTGATGAAAGACTTGTTCTTTTAGCTCAAACAAACAGAAaataaggagaaaaagaaggatcTTTCAAGAAtaaaatagtactccctctgtcccaaaacgatcgtcttagtttgacttggcacggagttaaagaaataaagaaagacttttaaaatgtggtccaaaataagcctCAAAGAATGTGTGTGGACGTTAAATTGTTTCCAACTATAGAAATGTGTTAATCTTTCTGGGACAAACTAataaagaaagtaagaaaatctttttgggacggagggagtatttattatAGTAATAACATTGAACTAACCATTTTGTGAACTTCGATCCATTGTAAGATTACTGGATTTCGGCAATGTCTTTTCCGGGACAAAAGCTGTATTAGAAACCTCAACATGGGAGAATTGTACAAAGCTAGAGAAGAACAACCGATAAGCAAGTCCCATCAACAGAAAACAAACAGCAAACTTTACAAAAACAGCAGAGAATTGCTTCTTGTAATTAACGTTGTTATTAATCACACCCTTCATGATTCTTTGTCTCTGAAAACAATAGTAATACTAAGATATTAAGCTTATAGTACTaatgggaaaaagaaaaaaaaaaggccaaaaaaagATGATGATAGTGTAATAATGGTATGAAGGAAAGTGTGACTGAATTGAGTGTTCATATCAACTAACTATATGTAAACAAGAaagaggcaaaaaaaaaaaaaaaaaaaggatttgttAGGAATAAAGACAGATAACTTAAAAggaccaaaaagaaagaaaaaaacataaaaggacgaagaaacaaaggaagagAAGGTGtataaaacaataattaatGTGGGCGTGCTTCATCTAAAAGCGACGTGGTGAACTAGTGTGTATTCTGATGTTGCACCTCAACACTTCTTTGCACTTGTGATTTTACTCATTTTagctatttttttctttatatatttggTATCCGAAATTTGTAGGGGCGGAGCTAGCCTGTGAATTACGTGTTCGACAAAATTCAGTAACTGTCAAGCAGATtttgtatttatattaaaaagcTACTTAATATGGGTAGATAATTTACCAAGAATCGAATAACTTTCTTATTTTAGAATCTATAAACTCAAAATCTAGCTCCACCTCTATTTCACCACTTCACCATATCCGCATTCACACCACCGTCTACATTTGTCTACAAAAAGAagctttttaaaaattaaaaaaaaaaaaaaaaatgttaagacccccgaaggttttttttttatttattaaaaaggaaaggtTTGAACAACCAAAAACAAATAGGTCCAAAAGAACAAAAGGAATCAAATCTAATTTTGTCCTAAATCGCTCCAAATCTTCGACATGTCGGTACATTTCTCTCTGGCGATTCCAGCTTGTAAACTCATTGGTGAGCTTTGTAGCTGTCCACAAACTTCGGTGTAGCATTGCTTGCTCTATCTCCATTTTCAGCTGCATCGATCCTCTTTTGCTTCTCCAATTCAGTATCTCTTGGCTTCTTGATTTCTCAAGTTACTTCATTTTCATCTCTGCAATCTTCCATCGATCTTTGTTGATTTGGTCTAGTTGTTTCTTGTTCTGAGTGTTTGAGTGTTGAAATCGAACTCCTTGCGTGCTGTGTTGATTCATTTGCAACTTAATATCGTGCTTCCTGTTTTTgtacattaatttcatgttttgtttgtttgatttcAACAAACCCAACTGATTTCCACCTCTGCATTCACTACAACATTGTGTATCTATAGCTATGAAGTATATTGTAgctaattataaaaaaatttgtgGCTAAACACTTTAGCTACGATTTTTTGTTCCGTAGcattaaagtaaaaaatgtaGCGTGGCTAAAGTTAGCTACAAACTTTACATGGTCCGTGGCTAAGAACAATTACTTATTGCTATcgaatttttttgtgttgtagctGTAATGGTAAATAGCTTCTGTCACAAAAAATTTACTTATAGCAAgtgattttattcttttgccaCGACAAACAAAAGTTGTAGCAATCTTCATAATGTAGTCACAAGGTATTGTATTGtagcaaaatatttaatttatttgccgCGTAAACTCAAAATTTGTGGCTATTTTTATAGTCTAATCTCATGGCAATAGTACTCATATTTAGTTACGAATCAAGAAATTCATAGCTATGATTTGAAGTATTTGCCACAAACATTTTTATATTGTAGCTCAGAATCTATATCTTTAGccatgaaatatataaaattatagcTAAAATGTTTCTTCATTTGCTACggaaagtgaaataattttatagggcaattatatatatttagctaCATGTTCAACAATTCCATTATTACAAATTAAGTTTTCCACGAGCATTGTTGGTAACAAGAATTTTAtaaacaaattcattttttttactcCAAAACACGTTTCAAGTTACAGATAATTGTACTTGatctaaaaacaaaaaaggtacTGATAGTtgtatttttcaatttcaatatagtaataatacacaatttttgtatGACACAATCTTGTTTGAGTCCAAAGCTGTATAGTCTTCCCCTTTCTCTCTTTCCATGGTTTTCAACCACACCTTAGCTTGATCAACATCTGTCTTAGTTTGTCACTCATATGCTCTCATTCCACAAATAGCTttattaataatgataaattaTTTTAGCACTAAGAaacataaacaattaattatatGTGTGTACATAGAATTCAAGAGCAAAACAAGTCTTAGATAAAtctattactaataataatcaatttaacaaagaaaaaatgCAAAGCAACAAAAACAGTAAACAAACCTGTAGACTTTTTAAACTTCTTAAAAAGATCTTCTCCCCATAACATCGCTTTGTTGTTGCAATCGACAAACTATAGCTCCTGCCAGCATTATTACAActttaaaatctttaaaattccACTCACtactaataaaaaataaggcACGATATTAATAAAATTGCTAGAATAAGTCCGAACACAAAAACTCAAGTCAAATAGGTGTAAGTTGAGATCCAAAAaccttaaaatataaaaatatgagCATACTTTGAATATAAAAGCGATGGATTCTCTCTTGCtccattttttatctttttcattgTTCACTTTTCGAGAAACCCATAAATTCTCACGAGCTAGCGGCCGTTGGGCAATCTAGGGCTTCGATTGATTTTGCATTTATCAAGTGAAAAGAGAAGCCAATTGTTGAAGAAGGGTATGGGAAAGTTTGGAAAGGGTATGCGGCTATGGAGGGATTTAGGTTTGAGTTTTCTGTTCGGCCAATTGGCCTTTAATTTGCGTTTCTACCACTCCTATAAAGTAACGGAAGTATATAATGTAGAAAATTACCTAATGCAGAGtaataataattaatgtttGATTTACTTTAAATACATgaaaaaagtcaactttttaTTTGGAATAAATATTATTCCAAAATATGTATTcctttataattattttctagtccgatattcaaatttaattaaatatatttacaaGTTTATCtcaattgtatttgaaatttaaaacaaTTGTTTCATATAAATTATGATATACTAGTTAGTTTTCTTAAATCCTCATAGATTaatcatattaaattatttacttttttaaaagtaaatcataataatatcaaaaaagtgttataaaataaaaacaaaaaatcatttGTTAGATTCAatgtataatttaatttatgaaattaataAGATAGTACACGACCATCACAATGTAATTGGTAAAAGACTATAGTTGTTATTAATTAGATATAATAATATTATCTTTGTAAAAAT
This window harbors:
- the LOC132053513 gene encoding protein trichome birefringence-like 25, encoding MKGVINNNVNYKKQFSAVFVKFAVCFLLMGLAYRLFFSSFVQFSHVEVSNTAFVPEKTLPKSSNLTMDRSSQNGKCDLYIGEWVPDPTGPFYTNRTCYSIEAHQNCMRNGRPDTNYLYWRWKPRDCELPKFNPKRFLDMMRHKSLAFIGDSIMRNHVQSLLCILSQEEKGEEVYHDKQYKSRRWYFPTHDLTLSVVWSPFLVKATIFEDNNGVSTDTVQLHLDKLDDVWTEQFDNFDYVVIAGGKWYLKTAVYYEKNKIVGCHNCARKNITEVGFEYAYRKALNLTLKYITRSKNKAFTFFRTTTPDHFEDGEWNTGGYCNRTGPFKEGEVDIRDIDEEMRKIELDEFERALRISSEVGLMLKLFDTTFLSLLRPDGHPGVYRQFQPFAGKNRKTKVQNDCLHWCLPGPIDSWNDLMMETLVSS